CCACAGGCCGCACGGGGGGCATGAGCTGTGGACACtgtcacacgcacacacacactcccccgaTGGCCTACAGGCGACCACGGGAAAGGCTCTGGGAAGCTCGGATGAGGGGGTAAATGAAACAGCGGGGATGGTCCCCTTCCCTTTCTTGGTTCAGCTGGGCTGTCCACATGCTACCCGTGCTCTAGTAAGCAGAAGCTCCCTGGATGAAGCACCCCACCTCTCGAAGCATGATCCCGGTCCTTACAGGGACACCCCCTCACTTCTGTCACATGGAGGGGTGTTTAGGGGCACCACAAGGTAGCCCTGATATCAACcttcatttatttgcattttattcccaggctaggggtcgaatcagagctatagctgccggcttacaccacagccatagcaactcgggatccaagccgcgtctgtgatctatgctgcaggtggcggcaacaccagatccttaacccacagagcgaggccagggatccaacctgcctccttgcggacactatgtcaggttcttaacctgctcagccacaataggagctccctcAGCCTTTAACTTACAACAACCCAGGGGTGCCCTGAAGCGGttcccacttccccttggcaatgCACACACAGTGGGGTGGCCCACAGAGGGGTCAGTGGGCTGCCCAGGACTCCAGGGGGTCCTCCCTGAGCCCTCTGACCCACAGGACTCACACCCTCCAGCCTCAGATGCCAAACACAGGCACACTGGCAAGAAGCAACCTCCTCCCTGGTTTGCACCCACTGGTTGTTCCAGCCACGCCACACACCTGATCCCTGTGGGTCTCTGGGTCCTGCCATGCCTGTCTGCTTTCGGGCTCCTGCCCGGAATGCCCTGCACCCCTCGCTCCCTCAGCCTAGCTAACTCCTGCTcgtccttcaggtctcagctccaaagtcacttcctccaggaaggctcCTCTGATACCCAGAGAGGTCAAGCCCTCCTGCATAGCTGTACCTTTCCTCCATCTCACCACATTCCGTGTATCCACCCAAAGGTCCACGAAGGTCCACCTGCTTCGCTACAGTCCCTGCTTCCCGCAGGCAAAGCCCTCGTCACcggctccccagggcctggcaccagCCTTACAGCAGCGTCCGGGTCtcggtattttctttttttttgtctttttgccatttcttgggctgctcccgcagcatatagaggttcccaggctaggggtcaaatcggagctgtagcctccagcctatgccacagccacagcaacgcgggatccaagccgtatctgcaacctacaccacagctcacggcaacgagggatccttgagctgctgagcgaggccaggaatcgaaccctcaatctcatggttcctagtcggattcattaaccactgcgccacgatgggaactccagggtctcGGTATTTTCTAAGCTCTCCGCACCACAGCCGGACACACACTTAAAACCAGGACACACCACACCAACACGGCTCTCTAGGTTACACGCGCCATGAGGGCGAGGGCtccatctgttttgttcactgaacCCTGAGGCCTGGACCAGCACCTGGTACACGAACCTATGAGCCTCACGCAGGGGGGGATGACTGATGAGGGGGCGGgtacgggggggtgggggttgggggcagtaCCTGCCGTCCCGATGGGCCGCGCCGCCCTCGGTCACTGTCTTGACGAAGATGCCCAGCTTCTCCAGGCCCATGTCCGCCCCGGCCCCCATGCCAATGATGCTGATGCCCAGGCCCTCGGAGTCTGTGGAACAGAGGGTGAGGAGAAGCTGGtgggggttggtggggggaggagcggcagcctggggctggcgggggacagagagaggggcGCCCTCGATCCCATCCCTCGCTCTGGGGCATGGCCCCACTTCAAGCCATCTCCATGCTGAGGGCATGTCCCGCACGTGGGCAAGGACATGGGTCTGTCCACCCCCTTTTTGCCAAGCCAACCAGGATGCTCGTGGGTcactccctgccctctgccccacccaAAGAGCTGGTGGGCAGCAGGACGTGGTGAGGCGGGACTCTCTGTATGCAGATGGCGTGTGGTGGCCGAAGGGGACCAGTGGGGGAGCCACCGTGGGCTCGGGCTTCCCCCTCCCTAAGCCATCTCGCCCCGGCTCACAGCCTCGATGACCCAAGGGGCCCTCCTGATTTCTGTCCCCCAAGGACCAATCCTCTCTCCGCAGCTGCCCCTGCCTCTCTCACAGGCCTCCGACATCCACACTCATGATCTGCCCCCACAGACAGGCTTTCCCCGTCTGCCACTCCTTCACGGGGCCTGGGAGATGCCTGGATTCCCCTCGCCTCCTCAGAGCCTCTGTGAAAGCCAAGTAACCCCCAGATCTTACAGATCCCGCCTCCCAAGGATTGCTCAGGTCCACCCATCTCCTGTATGGCCATCCTCTTGTCCACACCACAGTGGTTTCCCCTCCATCCACTTGTGACTCACAGCACAGCCTGGTGTGGTCTCTTTAGACCACCTGGCCCACGCCTCGCAAGGCTTCCAGTCCGTCGTAGAAAAAAAGAGGCCTTGCTCACAACACCCTTCTTCCCCGACCACCTGAATCCACCAGGTCCCTCCTCTTCCCTGCATCTCCCTTGATCTCTTCAGATCGCAACTCAAGCTGCACCTCCTCAGGGCTCCCCTAGCCTGTGGACCCAGCCCACATGCTCCCCCAGGGACTGAGAACCGCAGGAGCGCACAGGGCAGCGCGCACAACAGGGGCGGTGGTGGCgggagcctgggctgggctgggtctgTGTGGCTGTGAGACGCGGACAGGGGCCCGCTCCCAGGGAGCAGGAACATCCCGGTACAAACCCCTGAGGGTCCAGGGCAGAagctgccccccgccccgggaggAGCCCCAGGAACCCCGGCTCACCCTTCTCCAGCTCCACAGGGAACAGCTCCAACCTCTCCACCCGCTTCTCTAGCTCGTACTCAGCGGAGGCGGCCATGGGATCCACGTCCTCGTTGCGCCGATCGTAGTCCTCGTTGGAGTACGTGCTGAACACCTGCAGAGGGGAGGCCACTTGTCAGAGGGGCCGACGGTGGTGGGGGGGCGCTGACCTGGTGCAAGGAGGCCGCCACAGGGGCAGGCTGCACCCCCCCACCATGCGCCCCTCCTGCCACAGGCCTCTCCCACTGCCAGCCCGCGATGACCCCCCCAGCTCAGAGGGAAGGCCCTGACGGTGCTGGAGCTGTagggtgagagagaaaaggacccagccttgcccccagccacagccctgaCCACAGGAGCGAGGGCCGGCTGGAGTCGGAAAGGCAAGTGGATCCAGAGAGAAACCGTCAGGCTGGGAAACCCAGGTCCCCAGGGTCAGAGAGAGACCAAGAGAGCCCCTGTCCCAGACAGAGGCGAGGGGGGCGGACACGGACGGACACAGACAGcaggagagagaggatggaacaggctgggaggaagaggggaggaggaggaggggagcaaAGAGTGCAGAAGATGCTGGAGGATGCCAgatggggaggcggggggggagCGGGTGTGAGACTCCAGGATGGGGGGTGGCGGAGGAGAGGGGTGGGAAGAGGCAGAGGGGCACCCAAGAGACCTGAACTTGAAGTTGAGGCCAGGGTAGAGGAGGGAGGCACAAAGGGCCATCTCTACCCTACTAGAAAAGAGGGCAGGCCCTTTACCCGAAGTGCCCTCCGGCCTTGCCTGCACGGCCGGGCCTGTCTCCCTCTCTGAGGTacacccctcagcccctgggccccaggaggCCCGGGCAGAGGTCCTGGGCCCAGTGACCTGGACAAAGCAAGGAGATCAGGGAGGTGGCAGCCTCTGACACCATCCCCAGCGACCCAGTCTAACTGTCCCCTGTACCCCCTCTGCTGTCTCTCAGCGGAAACGGGAATCCCCCAGCCTGACCCACCTCCAAAGAACAGAGAAGGTAGGACAAGGGCCCGGGCAGGAGTGGCTAATTCTGGGTCCAGGCGGGGTGCCCCCAGTGGGAGGTTAATGAGAACCACTTGGGGTACCGTGATGTGTTCCTGCTTCATTGCCTGCAGCGACAGGTTGGCACCACTTGGAGCCAAGCGGGGGCGACGCAGGGTGGCAGCAGCTCCTATCAGATGGCTGGGCCTGAGGCGCTGGAGTGGGACACTGTCTCCCTGAGGCCCCTGCCAGGGCCCCTCTCCTCCAGAAGcagccccccccacacaccctccGGCACTCAGGCCAGCAACAGCACTCGTGTCCCAGCCTTGGTTTggtgtcaccccccccccccacagccccaCCGCAGAGGCTCACTCCCACAAAGGGGTTCCCAGCTGGGAAGGGCCTGTGTGGTCACTTCACTCCCTGCCCTCAATTTCACAGCATCAGAGAAAGTCCGAGCTCAGACCCTTCCAGCTTCCTGTTGATGGTGCCGCGGTTGGACTGCCCTCCTGACATCTGGCCAGGGGACCCAAGCTCCTGGGAGGAAGAGGCCACTTTGTCTGCACATAGTGCAAGATGCCAGGTCCACCACTGCCCAAGGTCAGGCGGGTTAGCCCGTGGCAGGGAGGGATGAGACTGCGTCCAGCTGGGCTCTGGTAGGTGGGTCACGGAGACTTTGTCCCCATTGCACACATGCTCCAGGCCCTGGGACAGGGGCTGGAGTTCGCCTAGACCCGGCAAACCAGCTGTGGCCCACTTCTGCATCTGTGTTCCTTAACCCTCACCTACCACTCCAACAGAGAGTCCCTTCATCCCTCAGTCTAGGTGGTGGCCTGGGTCAGCCAAAGCCCGCCCCCAGGCGTGAGCACAcgcaatcacacacacacacacacacacacacactgtgaccTCCAAAACACCCTCCCAGCCTGTCTTGCGCTTTGCCCTCCCCTCGCTTCTCAGCCTATCAAATCCTGCCCCCTGCAGGAAACCTAGGCCTCGCCGGGCTcagaggcaccccccccccaccgaccACCACTCGCATGGCCCACCACCATGGGGCCAGCCTATCAGAGGGCCCCGGAACCAGTCCAGATGGCAATCCAGATGACAATTGGGACTGGAGCTCCATCTTCAAGAGCAGCCTCCGTAAAGGGAGCAATTGGGTCATCCGAGGAACACAAGACCCTGGACTTAATGTCAACGCcggggtggggacagagaggaggaaCTCCCCCAGCAAGGTCAAAAGGCAGACACACAAAGGCGGCCCCACACACCACAGGCTCCCACACTCAGGCGAGCAGCAGTCACCAGGGAGTCAGGGAGCACTGCTCTAAATCATGCGCTATTTTTTACCCAAGAATCAGGGTAAGGTGTCAAATATAGACAGGCAGAGGCTCGACACTGAAAGACCAAACTCCACCTCCGAGGGGACCGGGCAGCTCAAAGAACTGCTGGCGGTGGTGGGGGATAGGGTGGTCCCTTCCACGGGCCTCAGTGTCCCAAGAAAACAACCCATAAGCTTTGATTCGCTCTCTCCGGGATCCCAGGACCTTCAGGAGGGgagaggcggggggtgggggggtcgggGTGGAGACAAGGCTTGCAAGGTCACAGTCTGGGGGCAGGGGTTGGCTTGGGACGGGAGTAGCCCTTTTGGAagatgggagaggaagagaggctaAGACACGGGGGGCAGGTGAGAGGAAACTTGGGCAGCTTCATGGTCCAGGAGTAGTTATGGAAACTTGGATCAAACAGATGGGGCTTTGGCTCGGGAGGGGTAAAGGCTGGACTTGCCTTGGCCTGGACATCCTCTTGAAGCACAGCTGAGCCTGGGTGGTGGGCAAGCACCTTGAGGCCGCATGTGCCAGCCAAGAAGGGAGGGTAGTAGAAAGTGGGGTGGGAGGCTAGGGTTCTTGGTTCTCCCAGGGGATGTCCCCAGCCCCATCAGCATTGTCCTGAGGATCTCTGGGCACTGGCACAAACCCACAAACCAATCaccaatagtgtgtgtgtgtgtgtgtgtgtgtgtgtgttgggggggcagCTGAGACACCCCCCCCTCTTCCCGAAAGGGCTGCTCCCATCCCTCTTTCAGGGCACCTGGAGGATGAGGCAAGAGTGCTTGGAGGCTGTCAAGGCCAAGGGCAAAAGCAGGAGGGCAGCTGCCAGGCACCTGAAGGTttctcagccccacccccctTTCCGAGCCTCCTCAAAAACCGCAGAAGTTGCCTGCCCCCTGTGGAACCCTGCACCCCCAGCTCCCGTGTGGGCCCCCCCGCACAGACCCCAGGGAACAGGGCCCCCAGTCACatgtccccagcccagctcacccTCAAAGACTTGCTTCCTCCTTTCACTTCTGCAAAGTTGGGGTAGGGCTACAGAAGAGTCTGGAGGAAGGGCTTCCGGCCCCTGCCCCTTCCTTTTGGGAAGTTCccggctcctccctcccctgtgcGGCTCCAGCGCAGAGAGAAAGCTGGGGGGTGTTTCTAAGCTCCCCAGGCTCCTCCTGCCCAGAGGAGAGTTAAGGACCAAAGTGCAGAGGCGCTCCTGAGGTCAGGCACATCCTCCCGTCACCCAAGCCCCCGCCTCCAGCAGCCTCTGCAGGTGTCCGAGCAGCCGCGCAGGGGCAGGGCGCTGTGCCCCTGCCCCAGCGCCGGGCAGGGCAGCAGGCAGAGGAACCTGCAGGGGCAGGTCGGGGCAGGCCACCCCGCCTCAGGCCAAAAAATCCTCCTGCTCTGACGCACAGCTGGAAGTCCCCCACGCCCCCCTCGGGGAATTACTTctgggaagggggctgggtgACAGGGCTGACTCAGCCTGCCAAACCAGGCTGGCAGGCTGGCGAGGTGGGGGCGACAGCGTGCACGTGGCAGGGGcggcgcgggggcggggaggggggctcaCTTACTTGGATGGGCGCCGTGCTGAAATGGATCTTCCGGCTTGGGGCCGGGTCCTCTTCCTCCGAGAGCCCCGGGATCTCCACGCAGCCCGACTCGGGCTCATAGGGGGGCTCCCCCTCCTCGTCGTCGTCTTCATCGTCCTCCTCCAGGGCACTGCCCCCAGAGTCCTCCCCCAGCCCACTGTAGGCGCTCACATCCACCAAGTCCGCCTCCGAGAAGTCCTCCTTCTTGGACTCGTCCGCCTCCTCCGGGGCCACGTCCGGGGCCCGACCATTGCCCACCCCTCTCTCAGGCGCCGCCACGGTCGCTGCCTCCTCCTCGGGGGCCGCCTGGGCCTTCTGTTCCTCGGGCGCGGGACTGGCACTGGTTGCCAAGGCGCTGCCATTCTCCAGGGCCGCGTGGACCGTCACCTCCGCTTGGATCACCTCCGCGGGCGCTGCCTCGGCCTCCGACTCCCCactctcctccacctccaccgGCTTAATCTTGCGCACCTCCCGGGGCTTGGGGGGCGGCCGGGCGGGGGCCACTCGGTGTTGCGGGGGCTGCTGGCCCCCGGAGCCACGCTCCTTCTCGGCCGGGGCATCCCCCGacggggcgggcggcggcgggggcggctgGAACACCCGGGATCGCTTGCTGACCAGCTTCGAGTTGACCTGGGGAGCCCCAGCGCCCGGGGCCCTGGGCAACCCTGGCCCGCGGTGGAGGCCGGTCCTCGAGTCGGCCTTCTCGAAGACAGCGCTGAGCTGGCTGACGGTCGGTGACACGGCGTCAGCGTCGAGCTTGTCCAGCGCCTCGGTGCTGCCGTTGAAGCGCACCACGACGTCCAGCTTCCGGTCCTGCAGGCCCGCGCGCTCCTGCCTCAGCAGCCGCCGCGCCGCGGCCTCCTTATCGCCGCCCGTGGCCGCCGGGACGCTCCGTTCGAACAGCTTCCGCGTCTCCTGCAGCCGGGACGGCGGGTGCGGCGGCGGCGCAGGCTGCGCGGAGGGCGCGGGCTTGGAGTCGAAGCGGCTCACGCGCTCCGACACGCTGGTGCCCAGCTTGAGCAGGGCGCTGTGGTCCACGTTCTCGTTCAGGCTGCTGGCCCGCGGCAGCGACAGGCGCACGCCGCGCTCGGGCGCCCGCAGGGCCTCGGTGGGGCCCGCGCCGCCGCCCGCCTCGCCCGGCGCGCCTGCCGTGGTGCCCATCTGCAGGAACATACTTTTGATGCGGTGGACGTTGGAGCCATATTTCTTGTGGTGGGCCGCCTTGGGTGCCTCGTCGGGCCCGGGCGCGTCGGGCGGCTTCAGAGCCTGGATGCCCGCCTCGTAGGCGCTGCGGTGCGGGGAGGCGCTCCGGAGGGGACCCCCGGGCCCCCGCGGCTCCGTCTTCATCATAGTGGGGGGAGCCGGGTTCGCATCCCCACGCTTCCCGCTCCCCCCTTCCAACAGGCGGCTGGCCAAGTCGGGaccaccgccccctcccccagaatAAAGGAACCCCAAAAGGCCTTTTGTAGGCTTCCCCCAAAAGCAGCTGCCAAAAACAGTAACctcgctttaaaaaaaaaaggctaaaaaaaaaatctcccagctCCCTGTGTGGGTCGCCTCCCCGAATCAAGCTGCCAAAGGCAGCCAGCCCCTCTGCCAAAGGCCGAGCGGCCTGGTACGGTCTCCCCCACCCAAATTAGAAAAGCGGCGGCCGGGGCGGGTGGGACCGCGCGCCCTGCCCGCGAAGCAGCGGCGGAGGCGCCGGCTCACATCGTCCGAGGCGGTGTCAGCGGGGCTGGTAGCCCGggcgccccccaccccggccggGGGCCTTGGCTCTCGGGGAGCCCGGCACCTGGGCGCCCATGGCTGCTCGGCCGGCCCGGGCCGCTCCGCCGCCGTgccacccaccctccctccctcccccccgcgCCCCGAGCCTCGGTCTTTCTCTGGCTCTGCCCGAGCGGCGGCTGCCCGAGACCGAGCGGCTGCCCTTCTCGCCGCCGCCGCTGGGGGACTGGCACCTCTGGGTCCTAAAGGGATCGGATTTCCGGGGCCGGAGCCTGTgagccctccccttcccctccaccctaATGTATTCCCTCCCCTGCCCGTCCCTCGCCGCAGCCGTGCCCTGACCCCAGAGGCTGGCTAGTCCTCCTGAAGCCTTCCATCCCAACCTCTGTGGCTTTTCACAACCCACGTAACTGTACCCCTTCTAAATactgggtggggggggaggcgACCCACCATCGTGGTCTCCAGTGCAGCCCTTCTCTACCCCAGACGTGACGGGAGAACGGTGGGGAGGGGCAAACGATCATTTCCTTCAAGGTCCTTGGAGCTCCCTATTATGATCcactttgaaattttcaaaaattccgATTTCTGGATCCTCTCTCCCTCAAGCTTTGTGAGGCGGAATCTCCGAGGCTGGCCCCGGAACCTGCATTTGAACAATCTCCCCTAGGAAAGCTTTTGCACCCTTTAAGGTGTGACACCTTGGCCCCGCGGAGATGGTGGAAGAGGACGGGGAGGGGAGAAGCCCCCCTCAGCACCCAGGTGGCAGCCGGAAGCTGGCCTTTGACCTCTGGAAGTCTGCAGATGGTGTCCTCCCCTGCGCCCAGGCTGGAGAGGAGGAGCGGAGTCCCCCATCTTCATGCCCCCGACGAGGGCACTCATGCCTATCAAACAGGAAGAAAGTGTTTGGGAGGAGGAATTCTGGAGCCTGGGGCCAGAGTTTCACCAGAGAGAGCTCTAGCTGTGTCTCTGATCTGAAGACacactgtgtgcatgtgtgtgcggggagggaggggaagggtggcAGGGGCCTTCACATCCCCCGCCCTGGCAGCTGGTCTTCAGGGTCCCCCACCCGCCACACACACAGCCAGAGGCCTGGGCTTGCCCTCTCCCCTTTCTCAGCTGCCAGGGCCTGGGAAGGAAGGTCCACCCCCTAGACCATGACAGATCCAGATGTACCGCTTCACGGCCTGGATCCCAGAACCTGATGAACACTGTGGACCCTAGGACCCAGAGAACAACTCAGGCACAAagcctccccccactcccagctgCTTCCTGCATCTCAGGCCTTCCTGCggggcctctgcctcctcccccgccctcttcccttccatcctcttcctcttcttcccaatttcccacttccccctcccccgccctttGCCTAGAAGGGCTGTCAAAAGGAATCCACTCAGCCCCCCCAATGTGCAGGTTTTGTGGGATAGAAACCGGTCAGCACGTGCAAAAGAGCATGGGGGATGGGGTGTGGGAAGCCGCCTGGGAACCTTGAATATTGGGACAGGGAGGGGCCAGGAACCACAGGATTGGATCTAGAGGCTGGCAATCTTGAGGCTAAGGGAGAAGGAGGATTTGGGTTCTCAGCAGGGGCTTTGGGACTTGGGTTCCCTACGCCCATCTGGGGCTTGAAGCCCCACCCCTACGTCACTAAGGAAGCTAGGTGAGACAGAAGTCTCACCTAGGtaggggctgggagtttgggCAGAGTGTCCTCAGAAGCTCTTGTGTGGATTGGGGGAGGGCGCGAGCCCTGGGGTGTTCTGCCCAGAATCTCCCACACCCTTTGGTGAGTCATTCTAACTGGTCCCAGCCCAAGGGGTCTGTGCCCACGCTTCTGGCCAGGTGGGGAAGCCAGCTTCTAAGGATGGGAGGAGGAGCTGAGAACCAACTGTCAGACCCAGCGGAcacccccctaccccaccccaccccccagaaccCCCAACATCTCCAGCCGCAGCTTGGCGTGAGCTGAAATTATTGGGATGCTCTCGGCTCGGCCATGTCGAAACTTCCAAGAGTGAAAGCCCTTTAAGGACTTCGGGATGCAGGAAGGTTGGAGTCAGCCCAGAGCTTGGATGACTGAGGCGAATGAGTGGGATCATTCTTTCCTGGGCTCCCCGGGTTCGCTCAGCGACACCCCCAACTGGCATTCCCAAAGGAGCTTTTATGGAGCAAAGAATGCTTTGCCATTACTCGTCCCTTCCCTGGGGTCTGGCGCCAGGCCGGCCCCGGCCTTTGAaaggggtggggaatggggtgtTATCACCACCACCGTCCCTGCCTGCCTGAGGCAGTGATCACACCTGCCAGGAGGatagggaggggagggcagataCTGGGGTAGGGGGGACAGGTCACACCCAAACTGAAGGGTCTGAGACCAATTTTCATTCCTCAGGCTGCATCCTCACTTATCTCCCAGCTCAGAGCCTCAGGGTAATTTAActgttctttctctccccttgATCCTTTGTGGAGTCACTCGGGTGCTCTTGGAATAGGGAGTGGTTCCCAAAGTTAGCACAAGAGTCAGGCTGcccaagttcaaatcctggctccccCATTTactcctagctgtgtgaccttggccaagtccctTAGCCTTTCTGTGCCCTAAGAGGATAAACTGAGGTGACAGTGGATGACACAGGAAGGTAGGGTGTGTGCCTTTCTCCATTCTTGCTAAAAAGGCTAGAGGCTTCTACAGGAAGAGATAATCCGCTCCCAATCCTCCTCCAGATCAAGTCCCTCCCTGTTTTCCCACCTGCCCTCAAATCTGATCAGGGCCCTCTGAGGCCTTTCCTCCGGGGCTTGCTAGTTTTAAACACCAGGTGTTAACTGCAAAGAAAGGTGATGAAGGCGGGGAGAGACCTGATTTGCGATAAATCCCAAGCCCTTAGTGCTCTGGGCACAGCTCCAGGCTGGGTGCCAAGGCTGGCTTCTCTTCCCAGCCCTGGGGCCTTGAGACTCAGCCTCTGAAAGTGGTGTTTCTGTGGCCAGGGTCATCTGAGCAGAGGGTGGCCATTTGTGGTGAGCCCGTGGCCCCTGCCCTGATCACGCTCCTTCATCTGTCCTCTTCTGCTGGGGACCTGGGCTGATCCGAGGATGCTGGGAAGACGTGTGTACACGTTTACATCCAGGAGAACTCACATCCAGGATGTCAGCAGTGGAGGGCCTTTAGTGGCCCTTGGCTGACCCCTTCCCAGGGGGAATGAGGACAGCTGAGACTTCCCGATGTGAAGGGGGAAATGACTTAGTTTGGGAGGAAAGACACCAGGGTTTACAAGGACTGAATTGAGTCTGAACTCCACCCGTTTGCTGCAGGACTTTAGGTGAGTCATGTCCACTtcctaagcctcaatttcctcaaagGGCTCAACTTTGAATGTCTGAGTGTCCCTCCGGAGCAGAGGCCATCCTCGGTGTCCCTGATTCCAGAAGAGAGCAGACTGGGGGCTTTGAAGCCAGACCATCTTGGTTAGGATCGTAAACCTGCTACTACTCGTTGCCAGTTAAATTCTTTCAGCTGTAAAACGGAGATGTTAGACCAACCTCCCATCGTTGTGAGAATTTACATTTAGAACAGCTCCTGGCACGAGGTAGGATCTTGGTGTGTTGGTCATTACTGATTACATGTATATCCATATatgggagtgcccgtcgtggcgcagtggttaaccaatctgactaggaaccgtgaggttgcgggttcgatccctgcccttgctcggtaggttaaggatccagcattgccctgagctgtggtgtaggtcccagacgtgactcagatctggcctagctgtggctctggcgtaggccagtggctacagctccgatcagacccctag
The Phacochoerus africanus isolate WHEZ1 chromosome 14, ROS_Pafr_v1, whole genome shotgun sequence DNA segment above includes these coding regions:
- the PPP1R9B gene encoding neurabin-2; this translates as MMKTEPRGPGGPLRSASPHRSAYEAGIQALKPPDAPGPDEAPKAAHHKKYGSNVHRIKSMFLQMGTTAGAPGEAGGGAGPTEALRAPERGVRLSLPRASSLNENVDHSALLKLGTSVSERVSRFDSKPAPSAQPAPPPHPPSRLQETRKLFERSVPAATGGDKEAAARRLLRQERAGLQDRKLDVVVRFNGSTEALDKLDADAVSPTVSQLSAVFEKADSRTGLHRGPGLPRAPGAGAPQVNSKLVSKRSRVFQPPPPPPAPSGDAPAEKERGSGGQQPPQHRVAPARPPPKPREVRKIKPVEVEESGESEAEAAPAEVIQAEVTVHAALENGSALATSASPAPEEQKAQAAPEEEAATVAAPERGVGNGRAPDVAPEEADESKKEDFSEADLVDVSAYSGLGEDSGGSALEEDDEDDDEEGEPPYEPESGCVEIPGLSEEEDPAPSRKIHFSTAPIQVFSTYSNEDYDRRNEDVDPMAASAEYELEKRVERLELFPVELEKDSEGLGISIIGMGAGADMGLEKLGIFVKTVTEGGAAHRDGRIQVNDLLVEVDGTSLVGVTQSFAASVLRNTKGRVRFMIGRERPGEQSEVAQLIQQTLEQERWQREMMEQRYAQYGEDDEETGEYATDEDEELSPTFPGGEMAIEVFELAENEDALSPVDMEPEKLVHKFKELQIKHAVTEAEIQQLKRKLQSLEQEKGRWRVEKAQLEQSVEENKERMEKLEGYWGEAQSLCQAVDEHLRETQAQYQALERKYSKAKRLIKDYQQKEIEFLKKETAQRRVLEESELARKEEMDKLLDKISELEGNLQTLRNSNST